A single Crateriforma conspicua DNA region contains:
- a CDS encoding DUF1552 domain-containing protein, protein MAFIRRSNPVSRRHLLRGAGVSVGLPWLGAMAGSTSAAGREVTGKALDRPPMRSAFLFMPNGVNPANWNPAATPDSDQFDWTPMLRPLSGVGDELILLENFHHPDLAGGNGHWPKVPAFLSGGHVLRTSGRDMDTGCTSIDQWMAQRIGHKTPLPTLELGVDSAYTGVDNVGGGFTRIYGSHIAWRDRHTPVPNEIVPQLAFDRLFRGVRSTPVSGLNPNHRAVWESMHRDETSVLDAVREDARLFSKRLGREDRGKLDEYLESVRSVERRIESSRKPKARWINEGDLGIQRPGPGIPDSHVEHVRLMMDIMVLAFWTDTTRIATFMMGNAQTGRNFSFIDGVKGSFHGLSHHRNEESTLRQYEAIGTWHIEQVAYLIDRMRNLGEGDGTLLDHCMVMFGSTLRDGNKHDTENLPLLFFGGGSAGIRRGRRLTAAQPTPLCNLFLSMAHNMGIDEQRFSTSTGPLDLA, encoded by the coding sequence ATGGCATTCATTCGACGCAGCAATCCCGTTTCCCGCCGCCATCTTTTGCGCGGTGCGGGTGTTTCGGTCGGACTTCCCTGGCTGGGGGCGATGGCGGGATCGACTTCTGCTGCCGGACGTGAAGTCACCGGAAAGGCGTTGGATCGGCCGCCGATGCGTTCGGCGTTCTTGTTCATGCCCAACGGGGTGAACCCGGCAAACTGGAACCCTGCCGCAACGCCCGACAGTGACCAGTTCGATTGGACCCCAATGTTGCGACCTCTTTCCGGCGTCGGCGACGAATTGATCCTGTTGGAAAATTTTCATCATCCCGACTTGGCCGGCGGCAACGGGCACTGGCCCAAGGTCCCGGCCTTTCTATCGGGCGGCCACGTATTGCGGACGTCCGGTCGCGACATGGACACCGGATGCACATCGATCGACCAGTGGATGGCTCAGCGGATCGGGCACAAAACACCTCTACCGACTTTGGAATTGGGAGTCGATTCGGCTTACACCGGCGTGGACAACGTGGGCGGCGGCTTCACTCGCATTTATGGATCGCACATCGCGTGGCGAGACCGACACACACCGGTGCCCAACGAAATCGTTCCCCAGTTGGCGTTCGATCGGTTGTTTCGTGGCGTCCGGTCGACTCCGGTTTCCGGATTGAACCCGAATCATCGGGCGGTTTGGGAATCGATGCACCGGGACGAAACCAGTGTCTTGGACGCGGTTCGCGAGGATGCTCGATTGTTTTCAAAACGATTGGGACGCGAAGACCGTGGCAAACTGGACGAGTATCTGGAAAGCGTGCGTAGCGTGGAACGGCGGATCGAATCTTCACGCAAGCCGAAAGCACGATGGATTAACGAAGGCGATCTGGGCATCCAGCGACCGGGACCGGGCATCCCCGACAGTCACGTGGAACATGTCCGCTTGATGATGGACATCATGGTGTTGGCGTTTTGGACCGATACCACTCGGATCGCCACGTTCATGATGGGCAACGCCCAAACGGGGCGAAACTTTTCGTTCATCGACGGGGTCAAAGGGTCTTTCCACGGATTGTCGCATCATCGCAATGAAGAAAGCACACTGCGGCAGTACGAGGCGATCGGAACATGGCACATCGAACAGGTCGCGTATCTGATTGACCGTATGCGAAACCTGGGCGAAGGCGACGGGACGTTGTTGGATCACTGTATGGTGATGTTCGGTTCAACGTTGCGGGACGGTAATAAGCACGACACCGAAAACTTACCGCTGTTGTTTTTCGGTGGCGGATCGGCCGGCATCCGGCGCGGCCGTCGCCTGACCGCCGCGCAGCCGACTCCGTTGTGTAACCTGTTCCTGTCGATGGCCCATAACATGGGAATCGACGAGCAACGTTTCAGTACCAGCACCGGGCCTTTGGATTTGGCCTGA
- a CDS encoding DUF2461 domain-containing protein: MAQRSAKASPIGEELFRFLEELQQNNDRDWFAENKSRYESEVRQPALELIQQLAVPLRRTAPFLQAIAKKTGGSLMRIYRDTRFGKDKTPYKTNVGISLRHEADRDIHAPGMYLHLATDQCFFAAGCWRPERSTLAAIRAAIDGDPKGWIKTRDHKTFRRYYELTGESLKTSPRDYPKDHPQIEDLRRIDFIGLAPLSRQQLLAPDVIATLSDRMKAARPLMRFLCDAVEVPY, translated from the coding sequence ATGGCACAACGATCCGCTAAAGCTTCGCCGATCGGCGAAGAACTGTTCCGATTTCTGGAGGAATTGCAACAGAACAACGATCGCGACTGGTTTGCGGAAAACAAGTCACGATACGAATCCGAAGTTCGCCAACCGGCGTTGGAATTGATCCAGCAATTGGCGGTGCCGCTGCGACGAACCGCTCCTTTTTTACAAGCGATCGCCAAGAAGACCGGCGGATCATTGATGCGGATTTATCGCGACACGCGGTTCGGTAAAGATAAAACGCCGTACAAAACCAACGTCGGCATTTCGCTGCGTCACGAAGCCGATCGCGATATTCACGCACCGGGGATGTATTTGCATCTGGCCACCGACCAGTGCTTCTTTGCCGCCGGGTGTTGGCGACCGGAACGATCGACGCTGGCCGCCATTCGTGCGGCGATCGACGGTGACCCCAAGGGCTGGATCAAGACGCGAGACCACAAGACGTTTCGCCGGTATTACGAACTGACCGGTGAATCGCTGAAGACCTCTCCGCGCGACTATCCCAAAGATCATCCCCAAATCGAAGACTTGAGGCGGATCGATTTCATCGGTCTTGCACCACTGAGCCGTCAACAACTGCTTGCACCGGATGTGATTGCAACGCTTAGCGACCGGATGAAAGCCGCCCGACCATTGATGCGGTTTCTGTGCGATGCGGTGGAAGTGCCGTACTGA
- a CDS encoding sensor histidine kinase, which produces MPTTPSPSTSTATTQQQLEFLQGQLRQNQALAALGALTGTATHEFNNVLMTVINYAKLGLRNEDTASRTKALTKILEASERAAKITGTILAQARNRSDSLEPTDLVDIVESSLVLLEREMRKYRIAVETEFADNVPRAQASGNQIQRVLLNLLINARQAMPDGGTVLVRIAAGGEGRCVELTVRDSGTGIPADKLPKIFEPFFTTKSGPDESGKGGTGLGLAACKEIIDRHGGRIRVESTVGVGTAFIIRLPIAGDQQAAA; this is translated from the coding sequence ATGCCCACCACGCCATCGCCGTCGACCTCAACCGCCACCACGCAACAGCAACTGGAATTCCTGCAAGGACAGTTGCGCCAAAACCAAGCGTTGGCTGCATTGGGGGCATTAACCGGCACGGCGACGCATGAGTTCAACAACGTTCTGATGACGGTCATCAACTACGCCAAGCTGGGGCTGCGTAACGAAGACACCGCCAGCCGCACCAAAGCACTGACGAAGATCTTGGAAGCGTCCGAACGCGCCGCGAAAATCACCGGGACAATCCTGGCACAGGCGCGCAACCGCAGCGATTCGTTGGAACCGACCGACCTGGTGGACATCGTCGAAAGTTCGCTGGTGTTGCTGGAACGAGAGATGCGAAAGTATCGCATCGCGGTGGAAACCGAATTCGCGGACAACGTCCCCCGTGCCCAGGCCAGCGGGAATCAGATCCAGCGTGTCTTGCTGAACCTGTTGATCAATGCCCGCCAAGCGATGCCCGATGGCGGCACAGTCTTGGTTCGCATCGCCGCCGGTGGGGAAGGTCGCTGTGTCGAATTAACGGTGCGTGATTCGGGAACCGGGATCCCGGCGGACAAGCTGCCCAAGATCTTCGAACCATTCTTTACGACCAAATCCGGTCCCGATGAATCGGGCAAAGGTGGCACCGGGTTGGGCCTGGCGGCCTGCAAAGAAATCATCGACCGCCATGGCGGACGTATCCGTGTCGAAAGCACCGTCGGCGTGGGCACCGCCTTCATCATTCGATTGCCCATCGCCGGTGACCAACAGGCGGCCGCCTAG
- a CDS encoding type II secretion system F family protein, producing MKLSSVAGFTRRFGTGLHAGANIVDLLRAEAKQGSARQRDALNDLADQASQGEQLHAAMKRSGQFFPPLLQSMTRVGESTGRLERTMFSLASHYETQLALRRAFIGAITLPMLQLIAGLGVLSLLIWILGVLTPATGGQMSDVLGLGLRGPRGVLIFWGYILAILALIFGSLWAFSRNVAGVQNLIPLLYMIPGLGPSLQTITLARFSRTLALSLDAGLDPVRSIQLALDSTDSDYYRAASDRVEQAIRGGATLSGALEAASVFPDDFISRVEVAELSGTDAESIDGLANEYDERAKTAMRAIAGLASGLVWATMILVLLFFIVRLLMSVMGLYDQALQPI from the coding sequence ATGAAACTCAGTTCCGTCGCCGGATTCACTCGACGATTCGGCACGGGGCTGCACGCCGGCGCGAACATCGTTGATTTGTTGCGTGCCGAGGCCAAGCAGGGATCGGCGCGGCAACGCGATGCGTTGAACGATCTGGCCGACCAGGCATCGCAGGGCGAACAGTTGCACGCGGCGATGAAACGCAGCGGTCAGTTTTTTCCGCCGCTGTTACAGTCGATGACTCGCGTGGGGGAATCGACCGGTCGATTGGAACGGACGATGTTTTCGCTGGCCAGTCATTATGAGACTCAGCTGGCCCTGCGTCGCGCGTTCATCGGCGCTATCACGTTGCCGATGCTGCAACTGATCGCGGGACTGGGGGTGCTGAGTCTGTTGATTTGGATTCTGGGTGTGCTGACGCCGGCGACCGGCGGCCAGATGAGCGATGTTTTGGGGCTGGGCTTGCGCGGTCCCCGTGGCGTGTTGATTTTCTGGGGATATATCCTGGCCATCTTGGCGTTGATCTTCGGCTCGCTCTGGGCGTTCAGCCGTAATGTGGCCGGAGTCCAGAATCTGATTCCCCTGCTGTACATGATTCCGGGTTTGGGACCGTCATTGCAAACGATCACGCTAGCCCGTTTCAGTCGCACATTGGCGTTGTCGTTGGATGCCGGATTGGATCCGGTCCGATCGATCCAGTTGGCTTTGGACAGCACCGACAGCGATTACTACCGCGCCGCGTCGGACCGAGTGGAACAGGCGATTCGCGGCGGCGCGACGTTGTCGGGCGCTTTGGAAGCGGCGTCCGTTTTTCCTGACGATTTCATCAGTCGTGTGGAGGTCGCCGAACTGTCCGGAACGGACGCCGAATCCATCGACGGACTTGCCAATGAATACGATGAGCGTGCCAAGACGGCCATGCGGGCGATCGCCGGACTGGCCAGCGGTTTGGTTTGGGCCACCATGATTCTAGTGCTGCTGTTCTTCATCGTTCGTCTGTTGATGTCGGTGATGGGGCTTTACGACCAAGCCTTGCAGCCGATCTGA
- a CDS encoding hydroxypyruvate isomerase family protein — protein MHRRDLLKSAAVAAAATMTSRVVSAQGSSQPKFNLGYAPHPGMFKNLAGKDVIDQIKFCADQGFTAFEYNGLPGETPEMQEKIGKTLSDLNMQMGVFVAYGSFDKPTFARPAEDTTAEILSKMNDAVTVAKRVNAKWCTVVPGSVDQQHGEQEKWNRYGGPRLAMGYQTANVIDTLRRCVEVVEPHGLVMVLEPLNWYANHGGTFLQKSDQAFAICRAVNSPSCKILFDIYHQQITEGNLIPNIDACYSEIAYFQSGDNPGRKEPYTGEINYKGVFEHLHEKGYKGVIGMEHGNSQRGADGERKVIEAYRQADSFA, from the coding sequence ATTCATCGCAGAGATTTGTTGAAATCCGCCGCTGTTGCCGCCGCCGCCACGATGACGTCGCGTGTCGTTTCCGCTCAGGGGTCATCGCAACCGAAGTTCAATCTGGGCTATGCACCGCACCCCGGGATGTTCAAGAACTTGGCCGGCAAAGACGTGATCGATCAGATCAAGTTTTGTGCGGACCAGGGATTCACCGCTTTTGAATACAACGGCTTGCCGGGTGAAACGCCCGAAATGCAAGAAAAAATCGGCAAGACGCTATCCGATCTGAACATGCAGATGGGCGTCTTTGTCGCTTACGGAAGTTTCGACAAGCCGACGTTTGCACGCCCCGCCGAAGACACGACCGCGGAAATCTTGTCGAAGATGAACGACGCGGTCACAGTCGCCAAACGAGTCAACGCCAAATGGTGCACCGTCGTCCCCGGCAGCGTTGATCAACAGCACGGCGAACAAGAAAAATGGAACCGGTACGGTGGTCCACGTTTGGCCATGGGATATCAAACGGCCAATGTGATCGACACTCTGCGACGCTGCGTGGAAGTCGTCGAACCGCATGGCTTGGTCATGGTTTTGGAGCCGCTGAACTGGTACGCCAACCACGGCGGAACCTTCTTACAGAAAAGTGATCAAGCCTTTGCCATCTGTCGTGCGGTGAACAGCCCGTCGTGCAAGATCTTGTTCGACATCTATCACCAACAGATCACCGAAGGCAACCTGATCCCCAACATCGACGCTTGCTATAGCGAGATTGCCTATTTCCAGTCGGGTGACAATCCGGGACGAAAAGAACCCTACACCGGCGAGATCAATTACAAGGGCGTCTTCGAGCACCTGCACGAAAAGGGGTACAAGGGCGTGATCGGCATGGAACACGGCAACAGCCAACGTGGTGCCGATGGTGAACGCAAAGTGATCGAAGCCTATCGACAAGCGGATTCGTTTGCGTGA
- a CDS encoding NAD(+) synthase, which yields MESDEAFPHGIFRIAAASPAVSVAQPSANVDAIESLIRSVDADLILLPELALTGYTCGDLFAQDDLLRATAEGLSRLIQATHGDQRVIVVGLPWRVGGSLMNVAAVIHDGQLAGMVPKSYLPTYREFYEGRHFRPAGEADPDHVRWAGQTVPFGTDLLFQIRDAVIAIEICEDFWTPMPPSSHAAVAGANVLLNLSASNETIGKATWRRDLVTSQSGRCIAAYAYASSGRLESTSDLVFGGHCLIAENGMVLTESRRIGDGRDPMIFDEATAVADVDLQRLAHDRQVIGSFDDLLPQLPKSYRRIKLPTPTLTKRTDLLRRVDAHPFVPDESAELDARCAEIFAIQTAGLAKRLSCIGNDTTLSIGVSGGLDSTLALLVALRACQSTGRSLQTICGITMPGFGTTTHTKTSADRLIELTGIRGETIDIRPLCLDTFLSLGHQPLGIAIDDSTTVQQLQDELIATPDDATDLVFENVQARVRTMLLMNRGFVLGTGDMSEQALGWSTYNADHMSMYNVNTSIPKTLVRFLVRYAADHYFEGELRKVLHRIADTPISPELLPPAPDGTIRQSTEQSIGAYELHDFFLYHFVRNGFSREKILHLASHAQFDQEYAPEHIATVLDTFLRRFFANQFKRNCVPDGPKVGSVSLSPRGDWRMPSDGNGGDFRDPSAG from the coding sequence ATTGAATCTGACGAAGCTTTTCCCCACGGCATCTTCCGAATCGCTGCCGCCAGTCCTGCGGTTTCGGTAGCACAACCGTCGGCCAATGTCGACGCAATCGAATCGTTGATTCGTTCGGTCGATGCCGATTTGATTTTGTTGCCCGAATTGGCACTGACGGGATACACCTGCGGTGATCTGTTTGCACAAGACGACCTCTTACGTGCGACCGCCGAAGGATTGTCGCGACTGATCCAAGCCACCCATGGCGACCAGCGAGTGATCGTGGTTGGATTGCCCTGGCGTGTCGGCGGTTCGCTGATGAATGTGGCCGCCGTGATTCACGATGGTCAGCTGGCGGGAATGGTTCCCAAGTCGTATCTGCCGACGTATCGTGAATTCTATGAAGGCCGGCATTTTCGACCTGCCGGTGAAGCGGATCCGGATCACGTGCGGTGGGCGGGACAGACAGTTCCCTTTGGCACCGATCTGTTGTTTCAGATCCGTGACGCCGTGATCGCAATCGAAATTTGTGAAGACTTTTGGACTCCGATGCCGCCGTCCAGTCACGCTGCGGTCGCCGGTGCCAACGTTTTGCTGAATTTGTCGGCCAGCAACGAAACGATCGGCAAGGCGACTTGGCGGCGAGACTTGGTGACCAGTCAATCAGGCCGGTGTATCGCCGCGTACGCCTATGCATCATCGGGGCGATTGGAATCGACGTCCGATTTGGTCTTCGGCGGACACTGTCTGATTGCGGAAAACGGCATGGTTCTGACGGAGTCTCGCCGGATCGGTGACGGACGAGATCCGATGATTTTCGATGAAGCGACCGCGGTCGCTGACGTCGATCTGCAGCGATTGGCACATGATCGCCAAGTGATCGGTTCGTTCGATGACCTGTTGCCACAGTTGCCAAAATCGTATCGCCGCATCAAGTTGCCGACCCCGACGTTGACGAAGCGTACCGACTTGCTGCGTCGCGTGGATGCTCACCCCTTTGTCCCTGACGAATCCGCGGAACTGGATGCAAGGTGTGCCGAGATATTTGCCATTCAAACGGCAGGTTTGGCGAAACGTTTGTCGTGTATCGGCAACGACACGACGCTTTCGATTGGGGTATCCGGTGGGCTGGACAGCACCTTGGCGTTGTTGGTGGCACTGCGGGCGTGTCAGTCGACCGGTCGGTCGCTGCAGACGATTTGTGGGATCACCATGCCGGGGTTCGGGACGACCACACACACCAAAACCAGCGCCGATCGATTGATCGAACTGACCGGGATTCGTGGCGAAACCATCGACATCCGCCCGCTTTGTTTGGACACGTTTCTATCGCTCGGGCACCAGCCTTTGGGCATCGCGATCGATGACAGCACCACGGTGCAGCAACTCCAGGACGAACTGATTGCGACACCGGACGACGCCACGGATTTGGTGTTCGAAAACGTTCAGGCTCGCGTGCGCACGATGCTGTTGATGAACCGAGGTTTCGTGCTGGGGACCGGTGATATGAGCGAACAGGCTCTCGGCTGGTCCACTTACAACGCCGACCACATGTCGATGTACAACGTCAATACATCGATCCCCAAAACGCTGGTTCGCTTTTTGGTCCGGTATGCGGCCGATCACTATTTCGAAGGTGAACTGAGGAAGGTACTGCATCGGATCGCTGATACACCGATCTCCCCGGAATTATTGCCGCCGGCCCCGGATGGGACGATTCGGCAAAGTACCGAGCAGTCCATCGGTGCGTACGAGCTGCACGATTTCTTTCTTTATCATTTCGTTCGTAACGGTTTCAGCCGCGAAAAGATCCTTCATTTGGCCAGTCACGCGCAATTCGACCAAGAATATGCACCGGAGCATATCGCCACGGTGTTGGACACGTTCTTGCGGCGTTTCTTTGCCAATCAGTTCAAGCGGAATTGCGTTCCCGATGGTCCCAAGGTCGGCAGTGTCAGCCTTTCACCACGGGGCGATTGGCGAATGCCAAGTGATGGCAATGGTGGCGATTTTCGCGATCCGTCGGCCGGCTAG
- a CDS encoding tributyrin esterase yields MRFDLSEHDHESLRNAIAAIPILDDGEDLPVVQVDGVKGQHAAMMRLDHPVRIEAEGDLGDFAFAHHAQATVRLTGSVGNGVGEGMRSGTIGIRGNAGIGPGVAMRGGTLAIYGSVGDRCGAAMRGGEIFIRGDAGDHIGIGALGGTIVIGGNAGRWIGNAQSDVSIFIRGSAESLAEGVTEAPLRKREQLRLGLLLINASIRGDASEFRRIVPDAKLHAEQAQQGEVVPNWR; encoded by the coding sequence ATGCGATTCGACCTTTCCGAACATGACCACGAATCGCTGCGCAATGCGATCGCAGCGATTCCGATTCTCGATGACGGCGAAGATCTTCCTGTGGTCCAAGTCGACGGCGTGAAGGGTCAACACGCCGCAATGATGCGTTTGGACCATCCGGTGCGAATCGAGGCCGAGGGCGACCTGGGTGACTTTGCGTTTGCCCATCATGCCCAGGCGACCGTTCGCTTGACCGGAAGCGTTGGAAACGGAGTGGGCGAAGGCATGCGTAGCGGAACGATCGGCATCCGTGGCAACGCGGGCATCGGCCCGGGTGTTGCGATGCGAGGCGGAACGCTGGCGATTTACGGCAGCGTGGGCGACCGCTGCGGTGCCGCCATGCGTGGCGGCGAGATCTTCATTCGTGGTGATGCCGGGGACCACATCGGGATCGGCGCCTTGGGCGGCACGATCGTGATCGGCGGAAACGCGGGCCGATGGATCGGTAATGCGCAAAGCGACGTGTCCATCTTCATCCGTGGTTCCGCCGAAAGCTTGGCCGAAGGTGTGACCGAAGCTCCCTTGCGTAAACGCGAGCAACTGCGATTGGGTCTGTTGCTGATCAATGCGTCCATACGAGGCGATGCATCGGAGTTTCGTCGAATCGTCCCCGATGCAAAACTGCATGCGGAACAAGCCCAACAAGGCGAAGTGGTACCGAACTGGCGATAG
- a CDS encoding purine-nucleoside phosphorylase, with the protein MLIAPDTGRPAIRRPTTAICVGLTHHRRFAPAYHTIDLVHLPSHHTAMAKQISTAPPDLVLDRAVDLVRQQCDLVPKVAVVLGSGLGGVADRIDATATIPFDSLPGFAASTAAGHRGQLILGHIDGVAVVAMAGRLHRYEGHRRDAIFFPIRLMAQLGAETLIVSNAAGGIDPRLNVGDIVLIDSHIDWIHGGPNRTDTAVPGVLHRQPQIYDPQLMQWALDAAVANGFAMRRGTYLATTGPTYETRAEYRMMRRIGADLAGMSTVPETIAGASMGMKVLALSMVSNVANPDQPQAASHEEVLLAGRQAAGKLESVVRDIVSKHRNQTSG; encoded by the coding sequence ATGTTGATCGCACCGGACACCGGTCGTCCAGCGATCCGTCGTCCGACAACAGCGATTTGCGTCGGTTTGACGCACCATCGTCGTTTCGCGCCGGCGTATCACACGATCGATCTCGTCCATTTGCCTTCGCATCATACCGCCATGGCCAAACAGATTTCGACCGCGCCGCCCGACCTCGTCCTTGACCGCGCCGTGGACTTGGTCCGCCAGCAATGCGACCTGGTTCCCAAAGTCGCTGTGGTGCTGGGAAGCGGACTGGGCGGCGTTGCGGACCGGATCGACGCCACCGCCACGATTCCTTTCGATTCCTTGCCCGGCTTCGCTGCGTCGACCGCAGCCGGACATCGCGGCCAACTGATCCTTGGGCACATCGACGGCGTTGCCGTGGTGGCGATGGCCGGGCGCTTGCATCGCTACGAAGGCCATCGCCGTGACGCGATCTTCTTTCCGATTCGGTTGATGGCACAACTTGGTGCGGAAACCTTGATCGTCAGCAATGCGGCCGGCGGGATTGATCCGCGGCTGAACGTCGGCGACATCGTCCTGATCGACAGCCACATCGACTGGATCCATGGCGGGCCCAACCGCACCGACACTGCAGTCCCGGGCGTGCTTCACCGCCAACCGCAAATCTATGATCCCCAACTGATGCAGTGGGCCTTGGACGCCGCGGTCGCCAACGGTTTCGCCATGCGACGCGGTACTTACTTGGCCACCACTGGTCCGACCTACGAAACGCGTGCGGAGTACCGCATGATGCGACGCATCGGTGCCGATTTGGCTGGCATGAGTACGGTGCCCGAAACCATCGCCGGGGCGTCGATGGGGATGAAAGTCTTGGCCCTGTCGATGGTTAGCAATGTCGCCAATCCGGACCAACCGCAAGCGGCCAGCCACGAGGAAGTCTTGCTGGCCGGTCGCCAGGCGGCAGGAAAACTGGAATCCGTGGTTCGCGACATCGTGTCGAAACATCGCAACCAGACGTCCGGGTGA
- a CDS encoding 3-keto-disaccharide hydrolase, translating to MSIMQRLTPFCPLVLCLAMTSISAGQDTKAVSLFDGKTLDGWTAYLFDSQSDPADTWKVDDGVIVCTGDPMGYLQTDKSYKDFRLTLQYRWPKGSDGGNSGLLLRMSGDPPSFLTKCTEVQLMHDHAGDVWGFYGFHVDGDPQRLKKVTGHEVLGDFQGLSHLENAEKPVGQWNRLTVRLKDGKMVVRMNGKKVNVVDDVEDVAGTIGLQAEGAEIHFRGIELTPLAD from the coding sequence ATGTCGATAATGCAACGTTTGACCCCATTTTGCCCGCTGGTGTTGTGCTTGGCCATGACATCGATTTCGGCCGGACAAGACACCAAGGCCGTGTCACTGTTTGACGGCAAAACGTTGGACGGCTGGACGGCGTATTTGTTTGATTCGCAATCCGATCCGGCGGACACCTGGAAGGTCGACGATGGCGTGATCGTGTGCACTGGCGATCCGATGGGCTATCTGCAAACCGACAAGTCTTACAAGGATTTTCGTCTGACCCTGCAGTACCGTTGGCCCAAAGGTTCTGATGGTGGCAATAGCGGCTTGTTGCTTCGGATGTCGGGCGACCCGCCATCGTTTCTGACTAAGTGCACCGAAGTCCAACTGATGCACGACCATGCCGGTGACGTGTGGGGCTTTTATGGTTTCCACGTTGACGGCGATCCCCAGCGGCTGAAGAAGGTCACCGGACACGAAGTTTTGGGCGACTTTCAGGGGCTAAGCCATCTTGAGAATGCCGAGAAGCCGGTGGGCCAATGGAATCGGCTGACCGTGCGGCTGAAGGATGGAAAGATGGTGGTCCGCATGAACGGCAAGAAGGTCAACGTGGTGGACGACGTGGAAGACGTCGCCGGAACCATCGGGTTACAAGCCGAGGGCGCGGAGATTCATTTCCGTGGGATCGAACTAACGCCGCTGGCGGATTGA
- a CDS encoding purine-nucleoside phosphorylase, with the protein MLDLYDKIQDACQVIRQHFDATPRVGIILGTGLGGLVGDIDVQATIAYEDIPHFPRSTATSHAGRLVCGTLGGVPVLAMEGRFHMYEGYALKQITLPVRVFKALGAELLVVSNACGGLNPQYNNGDIMVIEDQINLMGDNPLIGVNDDRLGPRFPDMCEPYDQQWIDKAMQVARGDGIYPHKGVFVAVAGPNLETRAEYRFLRLIGADVVGMSTVPETIVAVHSGLKVLGLSVITDMCLPDALKPANVEEIIETANQAEPKLRAIVRGVVAEAGQTRLA; encoded by the coding sequence ATGCTTGACCTGTACGACAAGATCCAAGACGCCTGCCAAGTCATCCGCCAGCATTTTGACGCCACACCACGGGTCGGCATCATCCTGGGGACCGGGTTGGGCGGTCTGGTCGGCGACATCGATGTCCAGGCAACCATCGCTTACGAAGACATTCCGCACTTTCCCCGATCAACGGCGACCAGCCACGCGGGCCGATTGGTCTGCGGCACGCTGGGCGGCGTTCCCGTGTTGGCCATGGAGGGCCGTTTTCATATGTACGAGGGCTACGCGCTGAAGCAGATCACATTGCCGGTGCGTGTCTTCAAGGCCCTGGGGGCCGAGTTGTTGGTCGTCAGCAATGCTTGTGGTGGTCTGAATCCGCAATACAACAATGGCGACATCATGGTGATCGAAGATCAGATCAACCTGATGGGCGACAATCCGCTGATCGGCGTCAACGACGACCGACTGGGGCCCCGGTTCCCCGATATGTGCGAACCGTACGACCAACAATGGATCGACAAAGCGATGCAGGTCGCACGCGGTGACGGAATCTATCCGCACAAAGGCGTCTTCGTTGCCGTGGCCGGCCCGAACCTTGAAACCCGCGCCGAATATCGCTTTTTACGTCTGATCGGTGCCGACGTGGTCGGAATGAGCACCGTGCCGGAAACGATTGTTGCCGTCCACAGTGGTTTGAAGGTTTTGGGACTTAGCGTCATCACCGACATGTGTTTGCCCGATGCGTTGAAACCGGCCAACGTCGAAGAGATCATCGAAACAGCCAACCAGGCGGAACCAAAGCTGCGGGCAATCGTCCGAGGCGTTGTCGCCGAAGCCGGCCAGACCCGCTTGGCCTGA